A genomic stretch from Flavobacteriales bacterium includes:
- a CDS encoding phosphatase PAP2 family protein — protein MEKRFAMAVSVIFQPIFVPLYSLVILFNADTYITYAVQPEVKKFILLVTLLNTIILPIGVFYYFYRAKLIESFHMHTAKERSLPFLTTIVFHMSTFFLFSKAPMPDLFPNLVLGAAFSVATAFVINLKWKVSIHMLGMGGIVGTIIGLIFRYQVDAIQLVMALVVVSGIVGYSRLRLDAHTPLQVYVGFVLGTLILTGSVVFL, from the coding sequence ATGGAGAAAAGATTCGCGATGGCCGTTTCGGTCATTTTCCAACCCATTTTTGTTCCGCTCTATTCGCTGGTCATTCTCTTCAATGCAGATACCTACATTACCTATGCGGTGCAGCCCGAAGTGAAGAAATTCATCCTGCTGGTCACGCTGCTGAATACGATCATTCTTCCGATCGGTGTATTCTATTATTTCTATCGCGCCAAGCTGATTGAGAGTTTCCATATGCATACGGCCAAAGAACGTTCATTGCCATTTCTGACGACAATTGTGTTCCATATGAGTACGTTTTTCCTGTTCAGTAAAGCCCCAATGCCAGATCTTTTTCCAAATCTTGTTTTGGGCGCGGCCTTCTCTGTTGCCACTGCTTTTGTCATCAATCTCAAATGGAAAGTGAGCATCCACATGCTTGGAATGGGCGGCATTGTCGGTACCATCATCGGACTGATTTTCCGCTACCAAGTAGATGCTATCCAATTGGTAATGGCGCTTGTTGTTGTAAGCGGAATCGTTGGCTATTCGCGATTGAGATTAGACGCCCACACACCGTTGCAGGTGTATGTTGGTTTCGTACTCGGAACACTGATCTTAACCGGTTCGGTCGTTTTCCTCTAA